The sequence below is a genomic window from Lolium perenne isolate Kyuss_39 chromosome 4, Kyuss_2.0, whole genome shotgun sequence.
ATCCGCCTGCACGCACACGGGCAGCACGGCCGGCCACTGCCACTCGCCCGCTGCCCACACACCGGCTGTGCGCGCCACCCACGAGGCTTTCCATGCCGCCCGCGGCCCGCCGTCACCTGCGCCTACCCACTGCCGCGCCATGCCTACCACCCCCCCCCCGCCACATGCCTGACCCCCGACCACGCGCAGGGTGGCAAAGGGTCATCGGCGGCGGGGCACAAGGGTGCGCGGTGGAGCTCTCCCGCAGCACAAATCGCCCTGCACGGGCCTCCTCCAGTCCGAATCGATGACGCGTATGCGGCCTCCTCCGGTAATATTTCGCGGTGAGGAACTCGCTCCGGTGAAGAAAATATGGGAAGGGCAGCGGAGGAGCTGGAGAAAGTGGCACGACGGCTCCTGGGCGGGGCGGAGGAGGGGCTGGAGGAAGGTGGCATGAAGGCTCACAGGCGGGCAAGGCGGCGGGGCAGCGGCCAACGGGAATGGCGCGTAGGGGAAGTTACCGCGCATGTGCGGTTTTCCCTTCGCGTGAGTGGAGAGGAAATTATACGAAGTGGACACAGGCTTCGCAAATATGCGAAGTGGAGAGGAAATTGTGGAAAACTTTGTATAATTTTTGGTGGGGGACCACTTATACAAATGGTGCTGGAGCTCCACTTCGGCCATGGATTGATAAAAAAGAAGTTTTTACAAATTTGAGGAATTATAGGAAGGTTGTTGGAGATGTTCTTAGAGATGTATAGTCCCTTTTAACTATATATCCGTGACGTCGTTCTACATGTGTAAAAGAGTATTTCGATGTCGTATAAACCAAAGATGATGGTGTGTAACGAGTGCGAGTTTTGAGACTACGCACGGCGTACGGGTGTTACGAGTGTGGTGGACACTACGGGTGCGTCGATTGTATGCCTTGAGGAGTCTAAACTATCGGTTGTAACTCCTGTTGCCGTAATGAAAACGGTAGGCACGGATTTTGATGCTTAATTCTGCTTGTCGGCGATCGATACATGGGGTGGGGTGATCGTGGCATGGATTAGCAGGATGGTGCAGCTCCATAGTGCCCATGTTGGTACTAAGAGTGTCACAGCGAAGGTGACCCCCTTGAGAGGGGGGCGCTTGGTGGTGGTTGACCTGCATTTATGGCCACATGATGAGGCTGACAAGGTCGTCTTCCTTGTCGAGCTCCACGATATCCATGTGGCTCGCCCCGGACCATGGGACCTCTGCCGGGATTTCAACATGATCTACTGAATGGATCGTGGCCcaactagaggggggggggtgaatggtcgcTACTCCAATTTTAGTGCTTTTTCAAGTTTAGGCGGTGTGGAAGTAAAGGTGGTGACTTTAGAAACTACGAtgatcctagtatgatcctatgCAATGCAAAAAGTAAATGAATCGGTAAGAGAGTAGATAGAGGGAGCGGGACAGCCGGGGTAGCGGAGACGGGACGCGatgtgtttcccgcagttcctcccacaagagGGAGTATGTATGCGTTGAGGAGGCGTGGACCACAAAGGTCTAACGGCCACACGGGCCTCACATTGTTCCTCGAGAAAATCCCATGAAGGAGCTTTCCCTTCTCCACTAACGAGGTCGGTCGAGGTgtcgattccttcacaaggttgaggcgagctccacaacaccagAGGCtgccaacaccctatggggctagcacaactctaagctagcctccataggagctcATCTTCAACAGATCGCACAAGAGGAGCCCTAACATCAAGATCCACAAAGAACTAGGTGAGATTGGTGAAATATTTCTCGGTGGATCTATAGACCGGgatctcctccaccacttctcaaAGTTTGGGCTTGATTAGATGGATGGggagggagatcctcaaggatttgagctcatcaacaatggaggagagagagagagagagagaatacTTGATTCgacttggggaagaagacccctgaCGAGGCGGCTCcttggcaatgcccaccatgaggggctttggtttagagaaaggcgacaatagagactcTGCGAGCGAgatggtacacgacgtacccaggttcacgttcccgcggtggaggatcgctacgtcctactagcaatccagtatatgaaaatatgagtacagggtgccgccgtagtcgaagttgttgtatctagtctagttctaatatgCATGTTGTGGTGTCTAGCCGTATCGCGTGTGCAATCTTTACATATTGTGCTTCTCAATCCCCCTAAGGGGTACCCCTGCCTAGCTTTATATATCAACcaggctagggtttacaagagtcctagtagaatacgtattggagtcttctttcttgtAGTCCAAGTTAATAATGTGTGCGGGACGAGCTTGTCGAATCCTTGTGATGGTCCATCTTCATAATCTGCAGTGGGTAGGGGAATgacgggtacccgaagggtaatgcccacaacagccccgagtgtctggctgaagtgaagcttcgggcagggactaaagtcaTCATCATCTGAATGTCTTGATCATCCGAAGAATGTTGAATCTTgcgcttgatgtagagtcgaactAATTTTgtatcgggtgcgcgaagcgctcccgatgggagtagccccccagTTTATGGACAggtgcttgcaaccgtgcgtagactcaaattgtactactcgaagagctTGATGTTGATGTCGGTGTCTTCAAATTATTCCATCATCCGATACTTGTTATCGGATCTTCAAAAATGGTGCAAGCTTTGAGAGAAGCCCAAAATCTGGATTGTTAGAACCTTCGGGTATGTTTTCTTTATCGACGAGGCTTCCATCTTTTTATCGGGTTACGAGAACATTTGGATGCTTTTGTTGATATCTACGATTTTGATGATGTCACAGAGGAGTTGACGATTTTGATAATGCCATAGAGCagttgatgattttgatgatgtcacggaggagtcgatgattttgatgatgtcatGGAGGAGTCGACGATTTTGATGATGCCACAGACCagttgatgattttgatgatgtcacggaggagtcgatgattttgatgatgtcacgaaggagtcgatgattttgatgatgtcacggaggagtcgatgattttTATGATGTTCCGGAGGAGTCAATGATTGATCCGCGGCAACACCCGAACGTAGGGTGCGCTGCAGGCCCGACAAACTCATTGCATCTGACAGAGACATGTATTTTTGTAAATCGTCGGCAGCAACACCCGAGCATAAGGTGCACTGCAGGCCCGACGGACTCATTGCATCTTACTGAGCCATGTATTTGTTTGTATGGTGGTCATCAGCAAGTTGTGAGTGATCAGTTCACGTTGCATGCCCGATGGACCCGTAGTAATCGCAACATATCTTGCTGACTCGTACGCATGTGTTTTGAATTATGTCGGCAGCAGCTCCCGAGTCAATGATGGAACCATGTGCACGAACAGACTCATTGCATCTTTGAGCCGTATTTATTTTAGAATTACGTCGGCAGCAGCTCCCGAGTCAACGAAGGAACCATGTGCAGAATCGACTTTGTAGCTCTTGGTACTCTATGTTTGATGTACCGGCTTGGGCCTTTCTTGATTTGTATCATTTTCATCATCTGCAGCGCTCGCATGTTCCCTGAGGCTTTGACGAAAAACGATTTGTACTTTGTTGTATTTTTACGGTTCTTTGATTGTCATCGATTgcagcactcgcatgttcccTGAGGCTTTGATGAAATCATTAATAGTATAAGGATTCTTCATGTTGTCTTGAATTCCAGCACTCCCAATGGGAGTAAACGCAATAGTCGAAGATATTCTAGGAGCCTCTGAGTAATTCCAGCGCTCCCGAAAGTGTATCGGGTCAATATTAtataagatgatatccattgaaGATCACAGTCGATGAATCCACTGACCCGGAAGTGTATCGGGTCAATATTTATATAGCCATAGAAGATAAATCCATTGATAATCATAGATGATGAAGCCACTGACCCGGGAGTGCATCGGGTTAGTACTTATATGGTCATATAAGATAAATCCATTGATAACCATAGATGATGAAGCCACTGACCCGGGAGTGCATCGGGTTAATATTTATAttgccatagaagatgaatccaatgATAATCATAGATGATGAAGCCACTGATGCGGGAGTGCATCGGGTTAATATTTATATTGCCATAGAAGATAAATCCATCGAAGCcattgagccgaagaaaataaatccattgAGTCAGGGAAGATATATtcagagccgaagaagataaatccatcgGCTGCGGCGAGGCCAATGTGGAAGCAGGTCGCGTGGTGGACGCAGTCAAAATAGTCGCGCGGCCAGAAATAGTTGATGTGGTGGGCATAGCTGAAGTAATCGTCCGGCCAAAAATAATCGATGTGGCGGGCGCAGTCGAAGTAGTCACGCGGCCAGAAATAATTGATGTGGCCGCGCGGTGCCTGGCCAGCGTGGTCGATGAAGATGATACAGTCGATGGCGGGCGTGATCGACCGAGCAGAATTAGTCGAAACTTTGTTTCAATCTGAAGTTATATTGTAGTGCGCAAATTCACCCGCAAATAATAGCACAAGCTGAAAATATTTGGCCAAATAATTTTGCAAGTAGTAATTAATCGAAAGTATAGTACCTGATATTTTTGTATTGGATGTTTCTCGCTGATGAACTCGTATGACTTGATCCATGTAAGGGAGTAGCAGTCGATGAGGTAGACGTAGTAGTAGTCGCACATCGTCTGGCCGGCGTGGTCGATGTGGCGGATCCACGACGGGTGAACACCCGAGTGTATTGAGTCCGCGATGCCGTGCCCACGACAGGCGAACCCCTGAGCGTGGCGAGTGCGCGGCGGCGGGCGCGTGACGGCGAACAGGGTCGACAAAGCAAAGTAGTCGAAGCTTATTCCCGATCTGCAGTTATGTTACGGCGCAAAAAACTGCGTACAAATAGTTCGAGCCCAAAAAAGATGTGgcaaaataaattttacataattaAAAATATAGCACCTGGTCCATGTATTATAGCGGATGTGCAGCCACTAAatctgtttctttttttttttgacccgTAACAGCTCCGTGTTATTTCGTGTAAGCTCCAGAATCCTTTTCATCTCTACTCTCGTCACATGAGCTATCCTTCTGATTGCGGATTGTGCTGTGGCTTGACCACGGCAGGATTTATGCGTATGGCCCCTGATTTGACGCCTCCTGCTTTGTGTTTTTTTTCCTTCGGAACTTGGTCCGGCTCTATCGCTCAAAGCTGATGCATTGATTTTGTTGCCGACTTGATccctttcttttttgtttttgcaCGACGCGCGCACGGAGCACAACACGAACTCGACTGATCCACAGATACCAATATTGAAGATGGTAAAGCAGATTTTGTCGGCTCTGCTATGCCAAAAACGCAGTCGACCGTGACGAAATCGGTGATGATGAAGTTGGAGGATGTCGGATAATAAAATTCAGTCGTCGTGTTTCCTACATACGGCGTCAATTGACGAGGCGACTCCTCTGGAATgctcaccatgaggggcttgggtttagaAAAAAGCGACAATGGAGACTCTAGGAGCAAgatggtacacgacgtacccaggttcacgtccccgctgtggaggatcgctacgtcctgctagcaatccagtatatgaaaatATGAGTACAGGGTGTCGCCGTAGGTGGAGTTGTTGTATCTAGTGTACGTAGTAACTACCTCGCTGGCGAGAAGGGCTACTCCTCGATTTGATGGGGTGTAGTTCTAATATGCGGGTAGTGGTGTCTAGGCGTATCGTGTGTGCGATCTTTACATATTGTGCTTCTCAATCCCCCTAAGGGgtacccctgcctggctttatatatcaaccaggttagggtttacaagagtcctagtagaatacgtattggagtcttctttcttgtagtccaagttgataatgcgtgcaggtccagcttgtcgagtccttgtgctggtccatcttCATAATCTGCAGTGGGTAGGGCAAtatcgggtacccgaagggtaatgcccacaacaACCCCCTTTTATAGGGGTCCATGAATCCAACCGTTATCCACGGGTTCCGctcaaccggtactaccgcttgttggAGTGGTACTACCGCCTTTGGTCAAGCACAGTTGTGAGGTACACGTGGAGCTCAACCGGTACTACCGGTGCCGGTACCGTCAAGGTACCGGCATGATCACTATGAGATCTCGACCATCTGCCCGGTACCATTGCAGTACCAGGCGAGGAGTACCGCCGTGTTTGCATGACCGGTACCAtgccggtaccagagcggtactaccgcgttTCACCATTTCTGGTGACTTGAGCGGTAGTGCCGGCTTAGGTACCGTCAAGGTACCGGCATGCTCTCTGCAAGCTTTTCCCAAAAGGCGGTACCTCGATCGGTACTACCGGACCTGCGAGGTTCCAGCTGACGTGTACCTGGTGCTGAGGgtgatagcggtactaccgcacttGGTAGCGGCACTACCGCACTCACCACCGGTAGTTTTGCTGAACCTGTtttcttttcctctccaaccatgccGCCTCGCGTCACACACACAAAataagaaaacctatcaactactctTGAGTCTTCCGATCCAGaggtgttcagcaaggacaccgtGTACCTGCAAATTTTTCATGGAAACTATGCGCAGGGTGAAATatattcgagtgttgttatcaaacacacaaaacactcaTGGAGATATCTTGCTCTTTCATCTACCGTGACAAGAAAAAGAACAACGTCAACCTAAACCGCCAGATGATGGGTAGCTTTCGGTGCTTCCTGAATGACTGCGAGCTTAAGGAGATTTACCTACACGGGAGATGCTACACGTGGTCGAACGAGTGGGAGACCCCCACCCTCCTCAAGCTAGAAAGAGTGTTCTTCACGGTTTCGTGTGAAGAACTCCACATCAGCTCCTCGTTGACTGTACCACACAGTCTGTGAGTCACAAGCGGTTTCGGTTTGAACGTTCTGGTTGAAACTGGATGGTTTCAGCAAAGTGGTGCAGTTCGCATGGGATAAGATTGACGGTGATCCAGACCCCTTCCGGCTGCTAAAGTATGATCTGCACATCGGCGACATGGGTGCAGGTGACCTACTTTGGTGGCCAGGTGGTCTTCGGCAGGAACTGGAAGGAGAAGGTTTCAAGTATGATCTGCACATCGGCGATGTCGTGGAGTTCAAGCTCCAGGCATTCGTCATCAAGATGATCATCTTCAGGGCCGACTCCTCCACCGCCAGGCTCTACACCTGCGCTGATCATGGCTAGGCGGCAGATCTCCTTTATTTCCATGCCTGTTAATGATGTCCATAGTTAGTTTTAGTGGTCGGGTCGCGGTCTCCTCATATTGCACTTCGTGATGGTAAGGCTTGTcactaacaccttccccagaccccgcacagtgcgggagctcttAGCACTGGGTACGTAAAAAAAAGTTAGTTTTAGTGGTGAACCTTTGATATTAAGACAACGACCGTGCCTTTTGATCAAGGATTTCTACGGGCTTCTATGCCCCTGGAATGTCCTTGCTTTTGATCAAGGAGTTCTACGGGCTTCTATGCCCCAGGAACGTCCTTGCTTTTGATCAGGACATTATTTCTTGCCCTGACAATGCTTATATGCAGGTAGCTCTTCTTTGTTGTTGATCATGGCTATCATGTGTGCTTACTCTGCTGTGTTGTGTGATTAGATAGGGGTAAGAGCACCAGTTGAAGAGGGAGGTAATAGCATCGCTTGTTAGCACACAACCAAACGGCCGATACTTCTCTCGTGAGCCAACATATCGGCCATTGTTGCCTACCAATCGATGGGTCAAAACTGCACCATGAAACTTTGTTGGAGTCCAAACATAGTGCACAACATAACCCAAGTTCCGTTTCTCCTCATACGGCATCCGGCGGGCTAAATGGGGAATAGGGAAACTCTATTGCGAGCAACCAATCACGCCCTTGGTGACCGGGCCAGGATGTTTTGCAACTTGGGTGACCACAGTACACATCGATGGCAAGTTGATAGATCATGGGTGATTTTTACTCTatgcaaaaataaaaataaagagaTATTTGAATAAACACTGTAAATGTGCAATAGCATGTACACTTGTGTTTACATGATTATTTGCTTAGTTTTCTCTCTGCAATTTTCAGAACTTTGAGCAAAGCAGGGTTAAGTGGAGTAATGTCGCCCAGCATTGGAAAGTTAACAAGTTTACGTCAACTGTACGCTCGAGTTATACTCTTTCAAATGTGTTACATTTAAAGATTATTCCTCAAATAGATATAGTTTACTTTCACATGATTTTGTTGATTGTTACATATTTTGTTTCAGGGCTTTTGATGGTAACCTTATACATGGTGAAATCCCGCAGGAGATAGGCAACCTACCAAAGTTAATGATTCTGCAACTTGGAAATAATATCTTAAATGGTTCGATACCTGAATCATTTGGAAATCTTTCAGAACTTCAAATTATGTAAGCCAATCAATATCTCTTATTATCACACACATCACGATTGATCAACAAACAACCCTGAACAATGTGATAACTTTGAACAGGGATCTAAGCCAAAATCGCTTAAGTGGCAACATACCAATCTCTTTGTTAAAGCTTCCATCATTGAATGATATGTAAGTTGACCTTATTTTGCTGATATAATCTTCATTATCACGTATTACTGCTATTTGATTCATTCAAATGATCGCAGAGCTATTCCATCATTTCTTGATGCCTCGTAACCCTGGTTTGCAGTAATTTAGGAGGAAATAGGTTAACTGGAAAAATTCCTAACGTTTTTGGCCGTCTTCAAGGACTCCAAAATTTGTAAGTCACCACATAATTGATGCCATCTTGTACTTTACAGACCCTAAAACTGATAAGTTGGACAGGGATCTAGACCGGAACGGATTAAGCGGGGAAATTCCGAAGTCTTTGTCAAGTCTTACATTCTTAAAAGATATGTGAGTTCACTTATAGTGATCACAAATTCCAAATATCACAATCCTTGTTACTGTTGTTTTTGTTTGCTCATTATGTACATACGTATCACCTCACCTCTCACTGTGTTTTGCAGTGATCTTTCATACAATAGTCTTAGTGGTGGAATACCACTTCAGCTGTTTCAAGTGGCCAAATACAAGTACGGTGGCATTTTGTACTATAGCATATTAGAAAAAAAAACTTTGATGTGTGCATTTACATAATTTGGTGTAAGCATGTGTTTCCAGCTTCGTTGGCAACCATCTGAATTGTAGCCAAAACTCAACTCCATGCGAAGGAAGCAATGGGAAGTCAGGTAATTTGCAAAGCCCATGGAAATCTACTTGTACCATCTTAATTGTAGCTAAAACTGTTGTGTGGTACATATTTGTCAATATTATTTCTCTTGTTACCATGCAAGGGCATAAGACCAAGCGATGGATAATTTTCATTGCCACAGCTGTTCCTCTAGTGGTAGCATTTCTCTCCTTCATGTTTTGCTTCAGGTGGATCAGAAGGCACAGAACAGGTGAGCTATGAACACTCTGTTAGTCAAGTTTTTGGTTGATAAGTTTTGCACTAATTAGATAACATTAGCTTTAAATGCAGTTCAACTGAGTTTATGGGATATATCAAAGGTGAATGAGCGCCAGGATGAAGAGCTGGTTTGGGGAATAGAAGGGAAAAAATCAGGGTTCACTCTTTTCAGCTTATCACAATTATTGGAGGCTACGAGTAACTTCTCAGACGAAAACAAACTTGGACAAGGTGGATTTGGTCCTGTATACAAGGTAAAAATTCATGCATGGGTCTACAACTCTACATACAGAATGACATAACATTCTGTGTGATATGAGTATGAGCACCGGAGACAACTTAATATCATACAGCAATTTTGACTACAACAAGGTCATAAATTGATAATGTACCTACACCGTTCTTGCAGGGACAGTTTCCTGATGGGTTGGAGGTAGCAGTTAAGCGACTTGCTTCCCATTCTGGGCAAGGTTTCACAGAGTTCAAAAATGAAATCCAACTCATAGCCAACCTGCAGCACAGAAATCTGGTTAGGCTGTTGGGGTGTTGCTCTCAGGGAGAGGACAAAATGCTAGTCTATGAATATTTGCCAAATAAAAGCTTGGATTTCTTCATCTTCGGTATTACTATTACTTCCAATTATTACCAACGCCATATTTTGCATTACACCTTAAAACGAACATTCTTTCTCTACTATATTTATGTCTGACTTATGTACAGATGAAGCAAGAAAAGCTTTACTAAACTGGAATAAACGCCTGACAATAATCGAAGGAATAGCACAAGGACTGCTGTATTTGCATAAACACTCTCGTTTACGTGTTATACATAGAGATGTTAAAGCCAGCAACATTCTCTTGGACTCTGGAATGAATCCTAAAATTTCAGATTTTGGGCTTGCAAAATTGTCTAGCTCTGACGATACTGAAGGGAACACAAAAAGGGTGGTTGGGACATAGTAAGCTTTTCTTACAAACAAATTCAGTTGATTCGTATTACAGATCAATCAAGTagtcactagtaggaaaaacgCTATTAGTCGCATGTGAAATTTGACTATTGGTCGCAGGCCCCTGCACTGGTAACGGCATACTAGTCGCGTGCCTGTGGCAAACGCGGCCAGTAGTCTACATACTGTTCACGTGCCCCATGAACATGTTACTTTAGACTGGTCATGTGCTGCCTCCACCTGATCGCGTATGGCTTTATCGCACGCGGCCAGCAGTAGCAGCTGCATTCTAAAAACCATGCCCACTACCAGTGGCCCTACCCCTATAgcacttttcctactagtgaataTTGCAATAGGACGTAAAAGCTTGATTTTGATGATATGTTATATAATATCCTTTCAGTGGTTATATGGCCCCAGAGTATGCTTCTGAAGGCCTCTTTTCAATAAAATCTGACGTGTTCAGCTTTGGCGTCCTAGTTCTCGAGATCATCGCTGGAAAAAAAAATTCTGGTTTCCATCTGCATGGAGACTTTTTTAACCTTCTTGGATATGTGAGCCTTCTTCTCTACTTACATTTGCTACCTTGTTTTGTTTGATGATGCAAGTTTAACATATTCTACAATGAAACTTCTAATAGGCATGGCAGTCATGGAAGGAAAAAAGATGGCTCCAACTCGCTGATGCATCATTAGTCACAGATTGTTGTACATTAGCGATAATGAGATGCGTTAACATTGCTCTGCTGTGTGTACAAGAGAACGCGGCTGATAGGCCCACCACGTCAGATGTCGTTGCTATGCTAAGCAGTGAGAGTATGAGCCTGCCCGAGCCTAAGCACCCTGCGTATTTCCACGTGAGGGTGACAAAGGAAGAGGCGTCCCCAGGTGCTGAGCCATGTAGCATAAACGACGTGACTATGACTACCCCGAGAGGTAGATAGTATTTTGGTTT
It includes:
- the LOC127295285 gene encoding G-type lectin S-receptor-like serine/threonine-protein kinase At4g03230 isoform X3 — translated: MMLIDNRGALGDWNENQLDPCVYSHIMCDQDNNVYAITLSKAGLSGVMSPSIGKLTSLRQLAFDGNLIHGEIPQEIGNLPKLMILQLGNNILNGSIPESFGNLSELQIMDLSQNRLSGNIPISLLKLPSLNDINLGGNRLTGKIPNVFGRLQGLQNLDLDRNGLSGEIPKSLSSLTFLKDIDLSYNSLSGGIPLQLFQVAKYNFVGNHLNCSQNSTPCEGSNGKSGHKTKRWIIFIATAVPLVVAFLSFMFCFRWIRRHRTALNAVQLSLWDISKVNERQDEELVWGIEGKKSGFTLFSLSQLLEATSNFSDENKLGQGGFGPVYKGQFPDGLEVAVKRLASHSGQGFTEFKNEIQLIANLQHRNLVRLLGCCSQGEDKMLVYEYLPNKSLDFFIFDEARKALLNWNKRLTIIEGIAQGLLYLHKHSRLRVIHRDVKASNILLDSGMNPKISDFGLAKLSSSDDTEGNTKRVVGTYGYMAPEYASEGLFSIKSDVFSFGVLVLEIIAGKKNSGFHLHGDFFNLLGYAWQSWKEKRWLQLADASLVTDCCTLAIMRCVNIALLCVQENAADRPTTSDVVAMLSSESMSLPEPKHPAYFHVRVTKEEASPGAEPCSINDVTMTTPRGR
- the LOC127295285 gene encoding G-type lectin S-receptor-like serine/threonine-protein kinase At4g03230 isoform X2, which translates into the protein MKFLAFGLVVLAYLQSFAATDLQLQVTALHEIRMMLIDNRGALGDWNENQLDPCVYSHIMCDQDNNVYAITLSKAGLSGVMSPSIGKLTSLRQLAFDGNLIHGEIPQEIGNLPKLMILQLGNNILNGSIPESFGNLSELQIMDLSQNRLSGNIPISLLKLPSLNDINLGGNRLTGKIPNVFGRLQGLQNLDLDRNGLSGEIPKSLSSLTFLKDIDLSYNSLSGGIPLQLFQVAKYNFVGNHLNCSQNSTPCEGSNGKSGHKTKRWIIFIATAVPLVVAFLSFMFCFRWIRRHRTVQLSLWDISKVNERQDEELVWGIEGKKSGFTLFSLSQLLEATSNFSDENKLGQGGFGPVYKGQFPDGLEVAVKRLASHSGQGFTEFKNEIQLIANLQHRNLVRLLGCCSQGEDKMLVYEYLPNKSLDFFIFDEARKALLNWNKRLTIIEGIAQGLLYLHKHSRLRVIHRDVKASNILLDSGMNPKISDFGLAKLSSSDDTEGNTKRVVGTYGYMAPEYASEGLFSIKSDVFSFGVLVLEIIAGKKNSGFHLHGDFFNLLGYAWQSWKEKRWLQLADASLVTDCCTLAIMRCVNIALLCVQENAADRPTTSDVVAMLSSESMSLPEPKHPAYFHVRVTKEEASPGAEPCSINDVTMTTPRGR
- the LOC127295285 gene encoding G-type lectin S-receptor-like serine/threonine-protein kinase At4g03230 isoform X5, whose protein sequence is MQGHKTKRWIIFIATAVPLVVAFLSFMFCFRWIRRHRTALNAVQLSLWDISKVNERQDEELVWGIEGKKSGFTLFSLSQLLEATSNFSDENKLGQGGFGPVYKGQFPDGLEVAVKRLASHSGQGFTEFKNEIQLIANLQHRNLVRLLGCCSQGEDKMLVYEYLPNKSLDFFIFDEARKALLNWNKRLTIIEGIAQGLLYLHKHSRLRVIHRDVKASNILLDSGMNPKISDFGLAKLSSSDDTEGNTKRVVGTYGYMAPEYASEGLFSIKSDVFSFGVLVLEIIAGKKNSGFHLHGDFFNLLGYAWQSWKEKRWLQLADASLVTDCCTLAIMRCVNIALLCVQENAADRPTTSDVVAMLSSESMSLPEPKHPAYFHVRVTKEEASPGAEPCSINDVTMTTPRGR
- the LOC127295285 gene encoding G-type lectin S-receptor-like serine/threonine-protein kinase At4g03230 isoform X6, giving the protein MFCFRWIRRHRTALNAVQLSLWDISKVNERQDEELVWGIEGKKSGFTLFSLSQLLEATSNFSDENKLGQGGFGPVYKGQFPDGLEVAVKRLASHSGQGFTEFKNEIQLIANLQHRNLVRLLGCCSQGEDKMLVYEYLPNKSLDFFIFDEARKALLNWNKRLTIIEGIAQGLLYLHKHSRLRVIHRDVKASNILLDSGMNPKISDFGLAKLSSSDDTEGNTKRVVGTYGYMAPEYASEGLFSIKSDVFSFGVLVLEIIAGKKNSGFHLHGDFFNLLGYAWQSWKEKRWLQLADASLVTDCCTLAIMRCVNIALLCVQENAADRPTTSDVVAMLSSESMSLPEPKHPAYFHVRVTKEEASPGAEPCSINDVTMTTPRGR
- the LOC127295285 gene encoding G-type lectin S-receptor-like serine/threonine-protein kinase At1g11410 isoform X1 is translated as MKFLAFGLVVLAYLQSFAATDLQLQVTALHEIRMMLIDNRGALGDWNENQLDPCVYSHIMCDQDNNVYAITLSKAGLSGVMSPSIGKLTSLRQLAFDGNLIHGEIPQEIGNLPKLMILQLGNNILNGSIPESFGNLSELQIMDLSQNRLSGNIPISLLKLPSLNDINLGGNRLTGKIPNVFGRLQGLQNLDLDRNGLSGEIPKSLSSLTFLKDIDLSYNSLSGGIPLQLFQVAKYNFVGNHLNCSQNSTPCEGSNGKSGHKTKRWIIFIATAVPLVVAFLSFMFCFRWIRRHRTALNAVQLSLWDISKVNERQDEELVWGIEGKKSGFTLFSLSQLLEATSNFSDENKLGQGGFGPVYKGQFPDGLEVAVKRLASHSGQGFTEFKNEIQLIANLQHRNLVRLLGCCSQGEDKMLVYEYLPNKSLDFFIFDEARKALLNWNKRLTIIEGIAQGLLYLHKHSRLRVIHRDVKASNILLDSGMNPKISDFGLAKLSSSDDTEGNTKRVVGTYGYMAPEYASEGLFSIKSDVFSFGVLVLEIIAGKKNSGFHLHGDFFNLLGYAWQSWKEKRWLQLADASLVTDCCTLAIMRCVNIALLCVQENAADRPTTSDVVAMLSSESMSLPEPKHPAYFHVRVTKEEASPGAEPCSINDVTMTTPRGR
- the LOC127295285 gene encoding G-type lectin S-receptor-like serine/threonine-protein kinase At4g03230 isoform X4, translated to MILQLGNNILNGSIPESFGNLSELQIMDLSQNRLSGNIPISLLKLPSLNDINLGGNRLTGKIPNVFGRLQGLQNLDLDRNGLSGEIPKSLSSLTFLKDIDLSYNSLSGGIPLQLFQVAKYNFVGNHLNCSQNSTPCEGSNGKSGHKTKRWIIFIATAVPLVVAFLSFMFCFRWIRRHRTALNAVQLSLWDISKVNERQDEELVWGIEGKKSGFTLFSLSQLLEATSNFSDENKLGQGGFGPVYKGQFPDGLEVAVKRLASHSGQGFTEFKNEIQLIANLQHRNLVRLLGCCSQGEDKMLVYEYLPNKSLDFFIFDEARKALLNWNKRLTIIEGIAQGLLYLHKHSRLRVIHRDVKASNILLDSGMNPKISDFGLAKLSSSDDTEGNTKRVVGTYGYMAPEYASEGLFSIKSDVFSFGVLVLEIIAGKKNSGFHLHGDFFNLLGYAWQSWKEKRWLQLADASLVTDCCTLAIMRCVNIALLCVQENAADRPTTSDVVAMLSSESMSLPEPKHPAYFHVRVTKEEASPGAEPCSINDVTMTTPRGR